The genomic window TTCTATCGATAGTCGTGTTTTAAACCATAGAGGGCTTTCTGTTCACGATTCTATTCCAAACGCCTATGTTTTGTCGCCCATTAAGCACTGGTCAAATGAGGATGTTTGGACATATTTGAGTAAAAACCCATTTCCATGGGGTGACCACTCTTATATGATGAGCCTCTATGATAAAGGAAGTGGGGAGGGGGATTGCAATATCGCATTAAATCCTGAATCCCCTTCATGCGGAAAAACTCGGTTCGGTTGCTGGGTTTGTACAGTCGTGGAAAAAGACCGCTCTATGGAAGGAATGCTTAAAAATGGTGAAGAGTGGATGGCTCCCCTTTGGCACTACAGAGAAAAACTTTATGAATACAGAAATGATCCAAGTAAAAGATACGTAAGGCGTAGGAATTGGTCGAGTGGATCGGGTGCATTTTTGATGAGCGTGAGAAAAGAGCTTTTGGAAAAACTTTTAGAAACAGAGCAAAAAGTCAATAAAAACTACCATTTGATGAAAGTAAAAGCAACGGACTATAACCCAAAAGAAAAAATAGAGATTATCAGGGATGTGGAGATAGAACAAATCCAGAAAAAATGGGATGGCGATGGAGACATTTCTAATAGTGCCTATAGGGTGGCCCAAAAGTTTGGGCGACTCACAAGTAAAGTGCTGAGTTCAGACCTTAGAAATGAACTGGAATCTTTGGGTGAGGATGGTTTTAATGTAGAGCTTTTTGAAAGAATATACGAAATCGAAACCCACAAAAAAAACATCGCAAGCAGATACGGAGTGTTAGGGGAGATAGAAAAAAGAGTGATGGATTTTTATAAAGGCGAGTACCGTGAGATTAACTAGTCTAGTTGTTCAAAATATGTTTTCTTATTATGGAACAAATACTATATATTTTGATGCCATCACTTGCGTCATAGGAACAAATGGGCTTGGAAAAACGTCGTTGCTTAATGCCATTAAGCTATGCCTAGGTACATCGACCATTGAGATTGAGTCCGTGCTAAACAACAATGCAGAAGAGAAAAAATGCGCAGTGGTGCTTAATTTTGATAGTTTTAGCGTCAAAAGAACATGGAGATTTGAAAATAAAGTAGAGGAATCCCTTTCTGTAGTTTTTGAAGACGAGTCGAAGCTTGAAGATGCCGAAGCGGAGCATTTTTTACAAAACAAAATTCCAAATTTTTTAGTGGATTTTTTGTTTTATGATGGAGAGGTTGGAGACAATCTTCTTTTGCTTTCAAGTACGAGGTTGAAGTCGATTTTTGATTATGTGTTTGATTTGGATCTTTTAGAGAATACACGAAAAGATTCTTTGGAAGTGGCAAAAAGACTTTTGGAAAATAGCACCGATGTTGACACCAAAGAGTTGCTAGCCCTTGAGAACAAAAAAGAGTCTTCACAAAAAACCCTTACATGTAAGAAAGATGAGATTGTGCTTGTTGAAAAAGAGTTGAAAACTTTAAAAAACGAACTTCAAAAAACCAATACAAAGATAAAAAACAAAAGTAAAAAAACAAAAGAGCTTCACAAACAGCTTGAGACGATTCAAGTAAAGCTAGATGAAAAATCCTCCTTTTTTAAAGAGCTTATTTTGTGGCAAATGCCTCTCTTGCTCAACGAAGCACTTTATGCAAAACTAAAAAACAAAGAAGCAAAAGCTATCACTATAGAAGACGAATCCCTTTTTGCAAACAAGTTTGAAAAATTTGCAACACAGGCTCAAAGTCCTCTCGACACAGACAGGCTTTTAGACCTCTTTAAGTCGCTCATGGTGAAAGATGGTAAGGGTATTGAGCTTTCGATAGACAAAGATGCATTTAAAACACTTACCGAAGAAATGAAGCAGTTGCAGCTTGCCAAAAATGAAATCATGGGACAGATTAAAGAAATCGAAAATTCGCTCATGGAAGAAGAAGTTGTCCGTGGGCTTGTCTTGCAACGCGAAGGGTTTGAGGCAAAAATTAATACACTTGAAGAACAGATGGTCGACCTAGAAGCGACTATTTTTGAACTTGCTAATGAGATTAAAGAGACAGACAGGACGCTTACACAGGCTTTTAAAGTAGACCAAGACAAATACTCTAGCATGAGAGGCTATAGGGAACTGAAGGCAATAGCAAGCGCAAGCGCAAAGGTTTATGCAAGAAACCTAGAAAAAAACCTAGATATTTTCAATAAAAAACTTAAACAAAACACGGCAAATTTTCTAAGACAGTACGAACACATAGAAGAAATCTTCATAGACGCACAGCACAAAATCGTTGTTTCTGATGGCAAAAAAATACTAAACACCAAGTTGCTTTCTGCAGGGCAAAAACAGATTTTGAATTTTTTAATCATCAAGACTATCTTAGAGTTTAAAAAATTTGCCTCTTTTGTGATGGTGGATACGCCTTTTGGAAGATTGTCGAGTAAAAATAAAGATTTGCTTTTAAGCGGCTGTTATTTAGAGTTTGACGTGCTTGTGCTTTTGCTAACCGATAGTGAATATGAGTTTGTCAAGACGCAAAATCTCCAGCATAAGCACTATCAGATTCAGCGCACACTCGTAGGGTC from Sulfurospirillum tamanense includes these protein-coding regions:
- the dndC gene encoding DNA phosphorothioation system sulfurtransferase DndC; the encoded protein is MQIALDAIEKLKEQYFSDTRPWVVTYSGGKDSTTVLHLVIRMLQELHDEGRDTKHVYVVSSDTTVEMPVIEKYTQTRLDQITQFAEESKLKLSCHKLEPKVEDSFWTLLLGLGYPSPTSSFRWCTERLKINPATEFLKRLVTKHQSILMLLGVRSDESQARANSIDSRVLNHRGLSVHDSIPNAYVLSPIKHWSNEDVWTYLSKNPFPWGDHSYMMSLYDKGSGEGDCNIALNPESPSCGKTRFGCWVCTVVEKDRSMEGMLKNGEEWMAPLWHYREKLYEYRNDPSKRYVRRRNWSSGSGAFLMSVRKELLEKLLETEQKVNKNYHLMKVKATDYNPKEKIEIIRDVEIEQIQKKWDGDGDISNSAYRVAQKFGRLTSKVLSSDLRNELESLGEDGFNVELFERIYEIETHKKNIASRYGVLGEIEKRVMDFYKGEYREIN
- a CDS encoding AAA family ATPase — encoded protein: MRLTSLVVQNMFSYYGTNTIYFDAITCVIGTNGLGKTSLLNAIKLCLGTSTIEIESVLNNNAEEKKCAVVLNFDSFSVKRTWRFENKVEESLSVVFEDESKLEDAEAEHFLQNKIPNFLVDFLFYDGEVGDNLLLLSSTRLKSIFDYVFDLDLLENTRKDSLEVAKRLLENSTDVDTKELLALENKKESSQKTLTCKKDEIVLVEKELKTLKNELQKTNTKIKNKSKKTKELHKQLETIQVKLDEKSSFFKELILWQMPLLLNEALYAKLKNKEAKAITIEDESLFANKFEKFATQAQSPLDTDRLLDLFKSLMVKDGKGIELSIDKDAFKTLTEEMKQLQLAKNEIMGQIKEIENSLMEEEVVRGLVLQREGFEAKINTLEEQMVDLEATIFELANEIKETDRTLTQAFKVDQDKYSSMRGYRELKAIASASAKVYARNLEKNLDIFNKKLKQNTANFLRQYEHIEEIFIDAQHKIVVSDGKKILNTKLLSAGQKQILNFLIIKTILEFKKFASFVMVDTPFGRLSSKNKDLLLSGCYLEFDVLVLLLTDSEYEFVKTQNLQHKHYQIQRTLVGSKLEEIA